One Salarias fasciatus chromosome 22, fSalaFa1.1, whole genome shotgun sequence DNA segment encodes these proteins:
- the LOC115409845 gene encoding uncharacterized protein LOC115409845 isoform X7 — protein sequence MPRGKGYRRSEAAKLRLTGRRQDPEVRFGSTTFKALRGTGYRHPVLSWPTSPFTDKSHKLVVPAHSPDKKFILVVGDSHLRALVDGFVQMPEGCLSFGFMSTPGASAAQLRTEVEHAVLPQIPEAVCLLAPGNDLTASQTIEEAAKEFRRLLYSICKRWPNVCVLDFPRRLTMTMDHQKLLSQEYHRVAARMGIRYLDTDSHFPTCHRELWCSDGVHLSDSDGMPILSQLLWTAAYLQLNETVPEPEVPARSSLPVPQHLPQVVETPSEWTVVRPRRKTTRPADLDGPSAAKKRVVEQEGNVVLKECSIMLNPVRFSRELLDVLDNGDVPAPVSKPVPAHQKKTVRERRPRAVASQKSLIEPEERTMDQQVEVVRQAEDVQQGCDADRTPVDHVDDNDTPTSSDAAHDVQDHVKCDHVRSFIRGSFNQGNPRFGENKGKQCATNSITAVMTNVLKSAWTWTTTDLDNVLVNGNDLYTYVKDKHKVSVLEGKGYILVKELPTEYELLDKKFCLEYMESLSGHIDVEEYHPAVQDYVMPLDVAFQRAMLNADACLLNIKKNICAVLKQRDQFAVFDPHARGADGGLQHDGTSIVACYDTLDAVYTHITNLVHSLYVNAAPDSVKPFEVTGVKVVVVSSQTVTEAADHEQQSETGTDETEQQSEAGIGSDETEQQSETLTEADDIDESSVCLVSETNASNVTFKCLTLADKRRICTKLDIVPSLSCEDVVADCLDIEQPQPCTTIDIQGDGNCFFRSLSYVFSGLESHHRTVRLAVVKHVEQNPDVYRNVVREQFTSVQQYVNDSRMKYVGTWATEVEIQAAANLFNVDIYTYSEQKWLKYGSSGAAARNKAIYIKHCNECHYEPIECVKDISGKCFSLRTLGETNHGKSRSDVISTPKACNKKQKREERKKYADNSEFRQCKIMKVQQRYSTDSTYRQKLQQASVNKYATNEEHKVKIIKAIKDQYSTNEQFRAKVIQRGVQKYASDEQFRAKVIQRGVQKYASDEQFRAKVIKTSVQKYASDEQFRAKVIQRGVQKYASDDHVRAKFKHGSISKYASSPGHRAQVKQYGVKKYKSNAVYAQSIKKRNQEKRLNDILKKHDIDFVIEQFREMVKQGPKYVCCVCHKLLFQRQVLECNKERYEKKGAAVAAVADKCITLTYLHQCGDKCTADCTVKLTHVGKLWICHGCNSKIICGKVPDQSVINNLQLDPIPQELNTLNPLEQHLIAPHIPFMKLVALPKGGQNGVHGPVTCVPSNTNAVNVLPRLENQDLMIRVKLKRKLSYKGHYEYQYVNTSKVHSALENLKQNNKWYKDVEINTDWTNPLEKDTNDDDKMDDAEDFDTQDEHINDQQQHGMYLDTCMQPVDVAQEVLDHHFDSVLSVAPAEGNTPVRLLTDVSNEAKCFPALFPKGTGTFHDTRPHKLTLSRYLNARILNADGRFGSNVEYIFYAQYLSEINQVVSNVSIALRKGHHGGESSQITSSMLASTDFVNNVLRCDMGYKFLKPIRGTPVFWQRVQKDLFAMVKQLGIPTWFCSFSSADLRWTELMQTFMEVQNVQGNVDEMDWSQKCNLLNNNPVTAARMFDHRFRSFLHDVIMSPAQPIGKIIDYFYRVEFQQRGSPHTHCLFWVENAPKIGRNTDQEVIDFIDKYVTCDLPPESDDLHEVVSSVQMHSKKHSKSCKKKGTPCRFNFPRPPSNKTFLCKAKTEQQQQQQQQEQQDNSNGAQQQTDVKTTDPATVAKEIIRKVKVALSNEEATFDSVDALFSSMGIDQSVFEKAMQLTTKKTSVVLKRNVDDVWVNQYNKDLLRCWNANLDIQFVCDAYACVVYIISYISKAEREMGLLLKHAQNEVKTKENVDAKQALNKLGSVFLHNREVSAQESVYRLTNMRLKECSRNVVFVPTGDNIVRMSLPLNVIQKRAEQEDLNSDKIWMTSITDRYKSRPKTDEFKDMCLASFASEYRVVPKSEKCQKNVIKLGNDCGLVKKRTRTNAAVVRYARFSQTEYPEKHYQSLLQLFLPHYTDQQVKPKQFVSFQEFYNTGSVTTSRNELKSVKEVVDLNRSKFEKEAKALELCEEALECDGFPEDAWADLCPEAELERLESVEEMTANKDLFPTERDVIPDLQPETTPVSIEFPKQKMSHSEAQTIMRSLNELQSQVFYTIQKWCLDTVNGHNPAPFHVFLSGGAGTGKSHLIKALYYEATRLLARLSHNPDAVHVLLTAPTGVAAYNINATTIHNTFAIPTNVSLPYQPLKEEKVNTLRAALRDLKILIIDEISMVDHKLLAYIHGRVRQIKQSGDFAPFGNVSVIAVGDFYQLPPVKGKPLYTDQAGIDLWGSTFKHVELTEIVRQKNQDFAVTLNRIRKHKKGDKLNAQDEKLLKQCQTGVGDDTEDLHIFATNSDVDAHNFKMLHKVCSDVVQIKAQDFEKNPQTGRFAQKTTSHAFNKHTHLSALLSIAPNARVMLIKNIDTCDGLVNGVLGTVSLIKCDEKTKVPKLIYVKFDDDRIGSKLRAKFPCTVPGLQNATPVGLDEDKVPYRGGIRRQFPLRLAWACTIHKVQGLTLEKAVVSFKKIFSAGQAYVALSRVTSIENLIIQDFKATAIYAKTDIDDCLQKMGNYIETPLTRPDASLKVCLLNIQGLQAHIADLKHDRRMLDADLLCLTETWLQHNTAQGNIDMAGWTFHCKARSQSYSNQGAFSALQKQQHGGVGFYHKNHIISNIINLPCSELEAIIFNIQPMNHNYIVLYRPPSYQISLFKQNLSAVVSHFNALSGGKIIMGDFNDNAVVSKSMENFMTQHGYSQIVTCPTTENGTLIDHVYIKDIDAATVEIQLMSTYYSYHECLCIHFK from the exons ATGCCCAGGGGCAAAGGTTACAGACGGTCTGAAGCTGCGAAGCTGAGGCTCACTGGGCGCCGCCAGGATCCGGAAGTGCGATTTGGCAGTACCACCTTTAAAGCAC TCCGTGGTACAGGGTACCGCCATCCGGTTCTGAGCTGGCCAACTTCACCGTTCACAGACAAGAGCCATAAGTTGGTTGTACCAGCTCACTCCCCAGACAAAAAG TTCATTCTGGTTGTTGGGGACTCTCATCTACGTGCACTGGTAGATGGGTTCGTCCAGATGCCAGAGGGATGCTTGTCCTTTGGCTTCATGTCAACGCCGGGGGCCTCAGCAGCGCAGCTGAGGACTGAGGTTGAACACGCTGTTCTCCCTCAGATCCCAGAGGCAGTCTGTCTGTTGGCTCCTGGCAATGACTTGACTGCCAGCCAGACCATTGAGGAAGCTGCAAAGGAGTTCAGGAGGCTCCTGTACTCCATTTGCAAGCGCTGGCCAAAT gtgtgtgtcctggatTTCCCCCGGCGCCTGACCATGACCATGGACCACCAGAAACTTCTGAGCCAGGAGTACCATCGTGTTGCAGCACGGATGG GAATCCGCTACTTGGACACTGATTCCCATTTCCCCACGTGCCACCGAGAACTGTGGTGCAGTGATGgt GTTCACCTCAGTGACAGTGACGGAATGCCCATTCTGTCACAGCTGCTCTGGACGGCTGCCTACCTGCAGCTGAATGAGACAGTGCCAGAGCCAGAGGTCCCAGCAAGGTCGTCACTCCCTGTTCCTCAGCACCTCCCCCAGGTGGTTGAGACACCCTCAGAGTGGACAGTCGTTAGACCACGCAGGAAG ACGACCAGACCAGCTGACCTTGATGGGCCCAGTGCTGCTAAAAAGAGGGTCGTTGAGCAGGAG GGGAACGTGGTGCTGAAGGAATGTTCTATCATGCTAAATCCTGTGAGGTTCAGCAGAGAACTCCTGGATGTGTTGGACAATGGcgatgttcctgctcctgtttcCAAACCAGTTCCAGCACACCAGAAG AAGACTGTGAGGGAACGTCGCCCAAGAGCTGTTGCCTCCCAGAAGAGCCTGATTGAGCCAGAG GAGCGAACCATGGACCAGCAGGTCGAGGTTGTGCGGCAGGCAGAGGATGTGCAGCAG GGCTGTGATGCAGACAGAACACCAGTGGACCACGTGGATGACAATGATACTCCCACTTCGTCTGATGCCGCCCATGATGTCCAGGATCACGTGAAATGTGACCATGTCAGGTCTTTTATTCGTGGGTCATTTAATCAGGGCAATCCACGTTTTGGTGAAAACAAAGGGAAGCAATGTGCCACAAATAGTATCACTGCAGTTATGACTAATGTGTTAAAGAGTGCTTGGACTTGGACAACGACTGACCTGGACAATGTTTTGGTGAATGGTAATGACTTGTACACTTACGTGAAGGACAAGCACAAGGTTAGTGTTTTAGAAGGTAAAGGTTACATTTTGGTGAAAGAGCTGCCTACAGAGTATGAGTTACTTGACAAAAAGTTTTGTTTGGAATACATGGAGTCATTAAGTGGACACATTGATGTAGAAGAGTATCACCCTGCTGTTCAGGATTATGTCATGCCTCTAGATGTTGCTTTCCAGAGGGCCATGCTTAATGCAGATGCTTGTTTGTTGAACATCAAGAAGAATATCTGTGCGGTTCTTAAGCAACGGGATCAGTTTGCCGTGTTTGATCCACACGCACGTGGTGCTGATGGTGGTTTGCAACATGATGGCACTAGCATTGTTGCATGCTATGATACACTGGATGCAGTCTACACACACATCACCAACCTTGTACACTCACTATATGTGAATGCTGCACCTGATAGTGTAAAGCCTTTTGAAGTCACTGGTGTTAAGGTTGTTGTTGTATCATCACAGACAGTGACAGAGGCAGCAGATCATGAGCAGCAGTCTGAAACAGGGACAGATGAGACTGAGCAGCAGTCTGAAGCAGGGATAGGATCAGATGAGACTGAGCAGCAgtctgaaacactgacagaggCTGATGACATTGATGAATCATCAGTTTGTTTAGTGTCTGAGACAAATGCCAGCAATGTAACATTTAAGTGTTTGACATTAGCCGACAAAAGGAGAATCTGCACCAAACTTGACATTGTGCCCAGTTTGAGTTGTGAGGATGTTGTTGCTGATTGTTTAGATATTGAACAGCCACAACCATGTACTACCATTGACATTCAGGGAGATGGTAATTGTTTCTTTCGATCTCTGTCATATGTCTTTAGTGGTCTCGAGTCACATCATAGAACTGTTCGCTTAGCTGTTGTGAAGCATGTTGAACAGAATCCTGATGTGTACCGTAATGTTGTTAGAGAACAGTTTACGTCTGTTCAGCAGTATGTTAATGATTCGCGCATGAAATATGTTGGTACTTGGGCTACGGAAGTTGAAATTCAGGCTGCTGCAAATTTGTTTAATGTTGACATTTATACATATAGTGAGCAGAAGTGGTTAAAGTACGGTTCAAGTGGTGCAGCAGCTAGAAACAAAGCGATTTATATCAAACACTGCAATGAATGTCATTATGAACCCATTGAATGTGTGAAAGATATCTCTGGTAAATGTTTTAGTTTAAGAACCTTGGGTGAAACTAACCATGGAAAGTCGAGATCTGATGTCATTTCCACTCCTAAAGCTTGTAATAAGAagcagaagagagaagagaggaagaaatatGCTGATAACAGTGAATTTAGGCAATGTAAAATAATGAAAGTACAACAGAGATATTCAACTGACAGTACATATAGACAAAAACTACAGCAGGCTAGTGTTAATAAGTATGCTACAAATGAAGAACACAAAGTTAAGATTATAAAAGCTATTAAAGATCAATATTCTACCAATGAGCAGTTTAGAGCAAAGGTAATACAGAGGGGTGTACAGAAATACGCTTCAGATGAGCAGTTTAGAGCAAAAGTAATACAGAGGGGTGTACAGAAATACGCTTCAGATGAGCAGTTTAGAGCAAAAGTAATAAAGACAAGTGTACAAAAATACGCTTCAGATGAGCAGTTTAGAGCAAAAGTAATACAGAGGGGTGTACAAAAATATGCTTCAGATGATCATGTCAGAGCTAAATTTAAACATGGGAGCATTTCAAAATATGCCAGTTCTCCTGGGCATCGTGCTCAAGTTAAACAATATGGCGTTAAAAAGTATAAATCAAACGCAGTGTATGCCCAGTCTATAAAGAAGCGCAACCAGGAAAAAAGACTTAATGACattctgaaaaaacatgatattGATTTTGTTATTGAACAATTTAGAGAAATGGTTAAACAGGGGCCAAAATATGTTTGCTGTGTCTGTCATAAATTATTGTTCCAACGTCAGGTACTTGAATGTAATAAAGAACGTTATGAAAAGAAGGGAGCTGCAGTAGCTGCAGTAGCAGATAAATGCATAACTTTAACATATCTTCATCAATGTGGTGATAAATGTACTGCAGACTGCACTGTAAAGTTGACACATGTTGGCAAACTGTGGATTTGTCATGGCTGCAACAGCAAAATAATTTGTGGAAAAGTACCTGATCAAAGTGTAATTAATAATCTGCAATTAGATCCTATTCCACAAGAACTCAATACACTAAACCCTTTAGAACAGCATTTAATAGCACCGCATATTCCCTTCATGAAGCTAGTAGCTCTACCCAAGGGAGGACAAAATGGCGTCCACGGTCCTGTGACCTGTGTTCCATCAAACACCAATGCTGTTAATGTGCTTCCTAGGTTAGAAAATCAGGATTTAATGATTCGAGTTAAATTAAAAAGGAAACTCTCCTACAAAGGACATTATGAATATCAATATGTCAACACAAGTAAAGTTCATAGTGCACTGGAAAACTTAAAACAGAATAACAAATGGTATAAAGATGTGGAAATTAATACTGATTGGACAAATCCGCttgaaaaagacacaaatgatgatgataaaatgGACGACGCTGAAGATTTCGACACACAGGACGAGCACATtaatgaccagcagcagcatggcatGTACTTGGACACATGTATGCAGCCAGTAGATGTTGCACAGGAAGTACTGGATCACCATTTTGACAGTGTTCTATCAGTAGCCCCAGCAGAAGGTAACACTCCTGTACGTTTGCTTACAGATGTCAGCAATGAGGCTAaatgttttcctgctctctTCCCAAAGGGAACTGGTACTTTTCATGACACCAGACCGCACAAGTTGACACTGAGTCGCTATCTAAATGCTAGAATTCTTAATGCTGATGGTCGATTTGGCAGTAATGTAGAGTACATCTTTTATGCACAGTACTTATCAGAAATTAATCAAGTTGTGTCAAATGTTTCTATAGCATTAAGAAAAGGGCATCATGGAGGAGAGAGCAGTCAGATTACATCCTCAATGCTTGCTAGTACAGACTTTGTAAATAATGTGCTACGTTGTGACATGGGCTACAAATTTCTGAAACCTATACGTGGAACACCTGTCTTTTGGCAGCGAGTCCAGAAAGACTTGTTTGCTATGGTCAAGCAGCTCGGTATTCCTACCTggttctgttccttttcatcaGCAGATTTACGTTGGACAGAATTGATGCAAACTTTTATGGAAGTGCAAAATGTTCAAGGCAATGTAGATGAGATGGACTGGTCCCAAAAATGTAATTTGCTCAACAATAATCCTGTCACAGCAGCAAGAATGTTTGACCATAGGTTTCGTTCTTTTCTACACGACGTGATCATGTCTCCTGCTCAGCCAATCGGTAAGATTATTGACTACTTTTATCGTGTTGAGTTTCAGCAGCGTggatctccacacacacattgcttGTTTTGGGTGGAGAATGCACCGAAGATTGGCAGGAACACAGATCAGGAGGTCATAGACTTTATTGATAAATATGTAACATGTGACCTCCCACCTGAAAGTGATGATCTGCATGAGGTTGTGTCCAGTGTTCAAATGCACAGCAAGAAACACTCTAAAAGTTGTAAAAAGAAGGGCACACCATGCAGGTTTAATTTTCCGCGACCTCCaagcaacaaaacatttttgtgtaaggcaaaaacagagcagcagcaacaacagcagcagcaagagCAACAGGATAACTCTAACGGAGCACAGCAGCAAACTGATGTTAAAACAACTGACCCAGCGACAGTAGCAAAAGAGATCATCAGGAAAGTTAAAGTCgctctttcaaatgaagaagCAACCTTTGACAGTGTTGATGCTCTCTTTAGCTCCATGGGTATCGATCAGTCAGTGTTTGAAAAGGCTATGCAGTTAACTACCAAAAAAACTAGCGTCGTTCTTAAACGAAATGTCGATGACGTTTGGGTAAATCAATACAACAAAGATCTCTTGCGTTGTTGGAATGCAAATTTAGACATTCAGTTTGTATGTGATGCATATGCCTGTGTAGTATATATCATCTCCTATATATCAAAAGCAGAAAGGGAAATGGGTTTGCTACTTAAACATGCACAGAATGAggtgaaaacaaaggaaaatgttGATGCAAAACAGGCCCTTAACAAGTTAGGAAGTGTTTTTTTGCATAATAGAGAAGTATCTGCCCAAGAAAGTGTATATCGTCTCACCAACATGCGATTAAAGGAGTGCTCCAGAAATGTCGTATTTGTTCCAACCGGAGACAATATAGTCAGGATGAGTCTTCCTCTCAATGTAATTCAGAAGAGAGCAGAACAAGAAGACCTTAACTCGGACAAAATCTGGATGACCAGCATTACTGATCGTTACAAAAGCAGACCTAAAACAGATGAGTTTAAAGACATGTGTCTCGCTAGTTTTGCTTCAGAATACAGAGTTGTGCccaaaagtgaaaaatgtcaaaagaatGTGATTAAACTGGGTAATGACTGTGGTTTGGTAAAAAAGAGGACGAGGACAAATGCGGCTGTTGTGAGATATGCTCGCTTCTCTCAAACAGAATATCCTGAAAAGCACTATCAAAGCTTGCTTCAGCTGTTCTTGCCTCATTATACAGACCAACAGGTGAAACCCAAACAGTTTGTATCCTTTCAAGAGTTTTACAACACTGGTTCTGTCACCACCAGCAGGAATGAACTTAAATCTGTAAAAGAAGTGGTTGATTTGAACAGGTCCAAGTTTGAAAAAGAAGCTAAAGCACTGGAACTCTGTGAAGAAGCCTTAGAATGTGATGGCTTCCCAGAAGACGCTTGGGCTGATCTATGTCCTGAAGCAGAACTAGAACGATTAGAAAGTGTGGAGGAAATGACTGCTAACAAAGACTTGTTTCCTACGGAAAGAGACGTTATTCCAGATTTACAACCAGAAACAACACCTGTGTCCATAGAGTTcccaaaacagaaaatgagtcATTCTGAAGCGCAAACTATCATGAGATCTCTGAATGAGCTACAGTCACAGGTGTTTTACACAATACAGAAGTGGTGCTTGGATACAGTAAACGGTCACAATCCTGCACCTTTTCATGTCTTCCTTTCGGGCGGGGCGGGCACAGGCAAATCCCACTTGATTAAAGCTTTGTACTACGAGGCCACAAGACTGTTAGCCAGACTGTCACATAATCCAGATGCCGTTCATGTTTTGCTTACTGCTCCTACAGGTGTAGCTGCTTATAACATTAATGCTACTACAATACACAACACCTTTGCTATCCCTACTAATGTGTCATTGCCGTATCAGCCactaaaagaggaaaaagtcaaTACTTTAAGAGCTGCTTTGAGAGATCTCAAAATATTGATCATTGACGAAATTTCCATGGTTGATCACAAATTACTGGCATACATACATGGCAGAGTGAGGCAAATTAAACAATCTGGCGACTTTGCTCCCTTTGGTAATGTGTCTGTAATAGCTGTTGGAGATTTTTACCAGCTTCCGCCGGTAAAAGGAAAACCTCTTTACACAGACCAAGCAGGGATCGACCTATGGGGCAGTACGTTTAAACATGTAGAGCTGACAGAAATAGTGCGACAGAAAAATCAAGACTTTGCTGTGACACTAAATCGCatcagaaaacataaaaaaggagACAAACTCAACGCCCAAGAtgaaaaactgttaaaacaatGTCAGACTGGCGTGGGTGATGACACAGAGGACCTTCACATTTTTGCAACAAACAGTGACGTAGATGCCCACAACTTTAAGATGTTACACAAGGTATGTTCAGATGTTGTCCAGATTAAAGCACAGGACTTTGAGAAAAATCCTCAAACAGGACGATTTGCCCAAAAGACAACTTCACATGCtttcaacaaacacacacatttaagtGCATTGTTGAGTATCGCTCCAAACGCTCGTGTTATGCTCATTAAAAACATAGACACTTGTGATGGTCTTGTTAATGGAGTCCTTGGCACTGTTTCTCTTATCAAATGTGATGAGAAAACCAAAGTCCCAAAACTTATCTACGTGAAATTTGATGACGACAGGATTGGCAGTAAATTAAGAGCTAAATTTCCTTGTACAGTGCCTGGTCTTCAAAACGCCACACCGGTTGGGCTTGACGAAGACAAAGTCCCCTACAGAGGTGGAATTAGACGACAGTTTCCCTTGCGTCTAGCATGGGCTTGCACAATCCATAAAGTGCAAGGCTTAACGTTAGAGAAAGCAGTGGTGTCCTTTAAAAAGATTTTCTCTGCTGGCCAAGCTTACGTCGCTTTAAGCCGCGTTACATCTATAGAGAATCTTATTATTCAGGATTTTAAAGCCACTGCTATTTATGCAAAAACAGACATAGATGATTGTTTGCAGAAAATGGGAAACTACATTGAGACTCCATTAACAAGACCAGATGCCTCTCTGAAAGTCTGCTTACTTAATATCCAAGGCTTACAAGCACACATAGCAGACCTGAAACACGACCGCAGGATGTTAGATGCTGACTTGCTGTGTCTCACAGAAACATggctgcaacacaacacagcacaggGTAACATTGACATGGCAggatggacatttcactgtaaagcgAGGTCCCAATCCTACAGTAACCAGGGAGCTTTTTCTGCTTTACAGAAGCAACAGCATGGCGGTGTTGGCTTTTATCATAAAAACCACATCATTTCCAACATTATCAATCTGCCATGCAGTGAGTTGGAAGCAATAATTTTTAACATTCAGCCTATGAACCATAATTACATAGTGCTGTACAGACCACCATCATACCAAATTAGCCTGTTTAAACAAAACCTCAGTGCTGTAGTCAGTCACTTTAATGCATTATCAGGAGGTAAAATAATAATGGGCGACTTTAATGATAATGCTGTTGTGTCAAAGTCTATGGAGAACTTCATGACACAACATGGCTACAGTCAAATCGTTACTTGTCCGACAACAGAGAACGGTACACTGATTGATCATGTTTACATTAAAGATATCGACGCTGCAACTGTCGAAATCCAACTGATGTCAACATACTACAGTTACCATGAATGCCTTTGTATTCATTTTAAGTAG